A region of the Salvia splendens isolate huo1 chromosome 11, SspV2, whole genome shotgun sequence genome:
gcaaacccggactcacgcccttgcagaagtgcactgtcgcaatcagacaactggagtacggaggcgcggccgacatgttcgacgagtacctccacattggcgagtcgacagccgtcgagtgtctgcagaatttttgcgcgggcgtgagagcgatattcggtgagcggtatcttcggagtccgagccccgaagactgccagagtctggtagatatgcatgggtcggtgcacgggttccctgggatgttgggcagcatagattgtatgcattgggagtggaagaactgccctgccgcctggaaggggatgtacactactggcttcaaagccaagcatcccacgatgatcctagaagctgtagctgactaccggttgtggatatggcatgcttattttggagtctccgggtcgaacaacgacatcaacgttctccagtcgtcgcccatgttcaatgctcagtgcaatggcgttggtcccgccatcagtttcgtcgccaacagCAACCAACAcaatatgggatactatttggcggatgggatatacccaaactggcccgtctttgtgaagacaatcaagcatccgctcggacaaaagaagtcatactttgcgagccgtcaggaagcagcgcgcaaggatgtggagcgggcatttggtgtgctccagagtcgatgggcggtagtcaagggtcctgcacggcagtggtatattcccaacatcgacgatgtcatgtacgcatgtatcataatgcacaacatgattgtcgaaaatgaaggtgcggaactgactcagtggaccaataaagatgatacgggtgcaggtccaagtcacggcgtggccaccgcgaatgtgaatatgggggtacctcatggagaggtcgagcggatgcgtgcatttgccgacatgcggcaaacagatgcccatgttcgacttcagaacgatattatcgaaaaggtttggactcggaagggttgacgttgatgttaatacttttttttgttttattactatataatttttttttcgaatcatgtatgttttttttaaatgaagttgttaatttttcccgttcgtattcgtgttgaaattttatttccgtaaacgtaaattgttttatttgtgaatttgtgattttttttattgcgggaagtcctagtgggaagggcgatgggaagagcggattgtgaaggggatgtcctagtgacgtgacagtgggatgggaagtacTAGTGACGTGGCGGAAGGTGTTTTcaggatgtcctagtggatgtccgagtgagacatccgcccactggagatgctcttatgagCGTAGATGTGAATTAAAAAAGATTATTTTCGAACATGCGGGCCCCAGTCTTTACAGTCAAACCGCGTGTATAGTTAAAAAGAATCAACGTATTTTGAGTTGCAATTCAGCTCCCGTCAACGCCCCCCATCAATTTAGCTATCGCCGGCATCTCTGCCTAAATCCCTCTTCAACCcaacttcacatttttcttctcattacttcgattcatctctctctctctctctctcgcagcACCATCATGTCGGTGAGTTCGTGCATTACCTTATTCGTCTTGCTATTcttctcttaatttttttttctgatcggTTGCTTGCATTTCGTGGTTAAGTGGTTATTATTGTTGGATTGTATGTAGAATCGGTTGATCTGTTCGTCTGGTTTAGCTGGAATGTGTTAAGAACTTGTAATATGTAAATCAGGTGCTGATATTAGTGAGGTGTTCAGCGGAAGTCATTTTTATGCGATTGTGGTTGTATTTTGGATAAATTTGATGTAATTGCGATTGTAATGTAGATTAATTTGAGTTCATTTGATGTGATTGTGGTCGTCATTTGGCTGAATTCTACGATGATATATGGATCTGCTGATAATAACTTCGATCTGCTAGGGAACTGGGTGTAATGTGTTTTATGCCATTTTCGGATTCATGCTTTGACGGAAAATTCCTTGACCTTATTGCTTGAGTTACACTGAAATGACTCAATTAGATGTGTGCCCGCCCAAATTATATTGTAGCAAGTGAAGCCCTCTTTTTCTGATGTGAAGATCTGGGATATGTTGCTCTTTCAGGGTTGATGAAAATGAATGTACAGTTATATTTTTGTCAGGATGGATACTCTAGCAGAGAAATTTAGATTCCAAATTACGATTCATTGCCTTCCTAATTCAGACACTGCTGCCCATTCTGGAGTTTTTGTATTGCCTCCATACCTTTCAGCATTGGTTAATAATTCATTTAGACAACTGTTGTACCAACTATAAACCAGCCAGCAGTAAATTGATGATAGTTAGGGAGATTTGTTCTTAACTTGCATTCCCAAAACAGGGAAGGTAGCAGCTGAATGAATTGTGTGTAAGGTTTCCTAGGGCCTAAAGACAAAATGTAACTAGTTAGAAGCTAGTGGTCATGATATGAAAAGAATGTAGTCCAAATTAAGTTACTTGATAAGGCAGTGTTATCAAAGGTTGTATTATTCATTGGATGGGCACAACATAGATGTTACCATGTGAGTTAATAAGGCAGAACCATCAAGGCATTATTAATGGGACGGGAATTGGGAAAGATGTTACCAAGCAGATTATCTTTCAAAACCTTGAAAAGGTTTTTAGACAGGTCAGATTCAAAATGTAACTTACACCTCAAGTAATGCTGTATTCTCTAGTATTTCTGCACCCTCTCTTAATTCTTCTGAAAGCAAGTTCTAACAATTTCCTTGTATCTTATGCTGTGATGAACCATTGAGGATCATCATCAATTATAATTTTTGCTTTTAGTTGATAGCCAATGGTTGCGCAAATGTAAAATTTGTTTCTCAATAGCATTATGACTTAGTTATGACTCTATTCTTCATCCCAGGGCTTAACAAATCATGTAAACTAGTTGTAGTGAGAAAAAAATACATGTATAGGATACTTCAAAAACTTGAGCAGGAACAGAGCATTGGGTGATGGACAAAAATGTATATgcaaaaatacacaaacttttcAACTACATTTCAATGCTGTGGCATTTTTCATATAAACTAGTGCTTCATCAGAATCCTCTGTACTTCTATAGAGTGACCCATGACAGAATTTACCACTTAAGATTTAAAAAGCTGGCAATAGCTCATTGAAAGGCTGTTTGGCTTTTTTCAGTTAGTTTCATAATGCATATACTCCTTTTCATATTTCTACTTGTTAGTTGTCAGTTGAATATGGCGAGTATATAAACACTACAGCTTCCTATCATAAAAGTATTGGGAGTAAAGTACTCCACAAACTTTGAGTtggtaaacaatttcttaaatgaCCATTCATGTATAGGAATCTGCAATCAACTGCTAATATTTCAATGCAAAAGACCAAGTAGTCACTGTTATATAAGCCATTGATGACAAATATTCATTCAACTACATATATCTTGGTTGTAATGAATTAGTACTTGTGACCCAACATAAATATGACCTAGACAAGGGAACTCCAATGCCGATGTCACATGTTATTTGGATGGTCAGCTCTTGGGTACTACTATTCAGCAATCTGGAGATCACATGTTTCTCGAAAAACAATTTACTAATATGGCTTACTTTTTTAATGTCCCAGATAAAAACCGTCAAGGTCGGCAATCTGTCTCTCGGAGCATCAGAGCGTGATGTTCACgagttcttttctttttctggcGATATTGAATATGTCGAGATGCGAAGGTTACGATTTAATCTAGTGATTTCATATCCTATATGTATGTGTTGTTCAAATGTGTTAAAATGCTCATATTGACTTAAATGTCCTGCACTTATGTAGTGATACTGTGCGATCCCAAATTGCATTTGTCACCTTCAAGGATGTGCAGGGAGCAGAGACTGCAATCCTTCTCTCGGTGATTCTCTCGCTCTCTCTCCTTGTGATCTTTGTACTTTCTCTATCTTTCCATAATGTTGTATCTAGACTAACCAGTAACCACTACTTCGGAACAAGCTATTTTATCCAACTATTTCTTCCACAATCATGCCCTTTTATTTATTACATCTTCTTTCTTGATTATCAGGGTGCAACAATTATAGATATGACTGTGGAAATTAATCCAGAGCCTGATTATAAGCTTCCTCCTGCTGCTTGTGTACCACCTCTGGTAATGACTAATGCATTTGCAACTTGTGTACTTTGTAACTGCATTACATAAAGCCTTTTTTTAACCTTCACAAAATAGCAGCAATCAGACAAAAAAACTGGAGGGGGTTCTGAATCCGCATTGCAAAAGGCAGAGGACGTTGTGAGCAGCATGCTTGCAAAGGGTTTCATCTTAGGTAAAGATGCTGTTAACCAAGCCAAGTCTTTTGATGAGAAACACCAATTGACCTCCACAGCAAGTGCCAAAGTTTCGTCAATCGACAAAAAGATTGGGCTGACTGAGAAGATAACGATTGGAACTTCCATTGTGAATGATAAAGTGCGGGAAGTGGATGAAAAACTGCACGTTTCCGAGAAAGCAAAATCAGCATTAGCTGCAGCTGAGCAAACAGTTAGTAATGCTGGATCTGCTATTATGAAGAACAGATATGTACTTACCGGCACTACATGGGTAACCGGCGCTTTTAGCAAAGTGACCAAGGCTGCTGGGGAAGTTGGCCAAAAGACGAAGGAGAAAGTTGGGATTGTTGAAGACGAGCAGAGAAGGAAAATGGTGGATGACTTCGCTCAGGTTCATTTATCAGAGTCTCCTAAAGCATCTGATTCAGCAGAGCTGCATCCTTCCAAGCCTGCTCCTGTACAAGGTTTGATTCTCTGATTAGCCTTTTAAACACTTTCACGATCCTTGTGTTGTGCCGTCTGGTCCTGATTCTGAGAATAGGTTGAAATGGTGATCTTATTCTTGAAGGATTTTGCTTCATTTTATATGTCCAAAGAACTTTGATCAGTGTCTTGTTTGTTGCCtcatatatatacacatcaACTCAAAACTGAAAATATCAATAGTTGATGCAATGGACTAGTTGTTGATTCTTGAATTGATTTGTTGGttcattttatttcttgaattgaGTTGTTGGTTGTGATTTTGGTGCAACTACCAGAAGccatttcataaaataaaagtaactaCAAAAAGAGAAAACAATGCACTACTCAGTCAGAATTTTGGTACCTAAGTTTTGCTCCCTCGAAATTTATAAGATTCACCCAAAAATCAGGATTGATTTATTTATATTGCACTTTTTGAAGTCAAATCTATTTTTAAATCTCGAGTCAAAGGCCCAGATATAATATGATAAATACTTGACCGACTTTCATACTAAGTTACCACAGAATCGGGCCCAATTTTTATGTACTATTCAATAGTTCTTATCTTATTGTATGCACAAAgattagacgtcaccacggttccggaaccggcggttcacggttcggaaccgccggttccggttcaataaattgatgaacctgaaccggcccggccaaggtgTGGCGGTTCCAgttcgtgaaccgtggaaccgccggttcaagtgatgggaaaatctccttggccattgatgcaaggatgggaaaatctttctcgtgtgaagaccaccaatctaggacgtcgatttgttggggcacgacgacgacgagagtcactttgatcttgggcaattcccttaccccgatcaccaccacgacgagatgaagacatgatattatggaaattggaagtagagaatagagagtagtgtttatgtgatattaacgtaaacaagaacaacgtgagtaaattatgagcgcaaataacgtaaacaacttgagagaaagaggatggagaatagagaaattgagattgagagagaaattcttatcaacacaagaattggggtaagtagaaaatgaagatgagggggtatttataggggaaaaatgtgattaaaaaaagaaaaaaaaaagaaaaaatttcaaaattttgaaatccggcggaaccgccggtttaccgccggaaccgccggtttactcgttgaaccgccggtttttggtcagaaaccgccggtttcgtcaacggttttctgacaaaaaccggcggtttctgacccggtttctgaaaaggctacgtctaggccggtggtagcctgaaaaggtgtcggaaccggcgaaccgccggttcggaaccgtcggttccggtgaaaaccggcggttcggaaccgccggttacggttcgcaaatttcatgaacctgaaccggcccgtcggaaccgccggttccggtcacggttcggaaccgccgccgacggttccggttccggttcggaaccgccggtgacggttccgggccggttcggtttggtgatgtctaaCAAAGATACAATCATAACAGTGGGTAGAAATGTAGAATTTATACTATTACTTATAAAAAtaagtagtatatatttttcttaACTGGGGAGATATCATTTTCCCTctttattttaatgtataaaaaaaaaaatgggtATATGTTTTTCTTAAATGGGTAGATATCATTTTCGCTCTTTATTTTAAGAGTGAACTAtataaatggtacatgatctttcactttcgcacataaatggtacttgatctttattttatatcgtttttgttacttataaattacattttttgtACCTGATAcaatttttaccccaaaataccctttaaacaaatacattttccCATTTGTGTCATAGATGATATTTTAGGCATacacaaaactagtaccaaaatcgatattataatatcttttctcattctcctcactctttatactattattaataatcaatattaatattattattttgatcttataaattaataattaatttattttttaatagtataattatttaaattatgaatcatataatattatataataataactattattattattattatatattaaattaataactaatcaatatagtcttaataaaatttaaaattgtgaattgtatttataataatataaccaattgaatatttttagtcaggtgtttcaaccctaaaatgaatataaaataatttagttaaaaatattccattgatttaattagtttaaataattaatttaattagatatttttttcttgatttatattatgaatgcaattagatatatgtataaaatacttaaaaaaaagaaaaagaaaagaaaaaagaggaacaTAAGCTAAGgaggaaaaaaagaagaatgaaaaataaaatactaaaaagaaagaagaggaaattaaagaagaaaaaaagaaataagaaatgaagaaaaaagaaatcacatgtttgtttggtactatttaattgaaattttcaaaaatatcctatatagtaaaaaaatcacatatttgatACCTTGAGTTATTTTTGTCACGAGGTataaaaaatcatataaaataaaaatcatgtaTCATTTATGTGCAAAAGTGAAAGATCAATGTAACATTCATGTagtgtactattattttaaacaATAGAGATCTAATTCCCATTTCTTATCGGCATCAATAAGTTTAccaaagaagaaaaagtagtaCCCCGATCCCTATGTACATGTTTTAACAACTCAAAATTCAGATTATGGgcaatactataaattaaaacttTAATGGGTTCCAAACTGTTAATTATGGTTAGTATTGGTGAAATgtttttgtatttataattCCAACTGGCAAAGTCCAACCGCACCACGAGGTTCTGCTACTGAGAAACGGTCCTATTCCAGCTGTTTTCCATTTCCAAACCCCCACCCTccttatttttatgtttcaaaatgaTTCTTCTAATATAAAAATCATACCCTATGCTTTTGTAAAATATCAAATCATATTATGTGAGTATTTCTCTATCTCATTCCAGTAGCTTCTTCTGAAAGACACGTTGTCACAAATTTCACTTTTCTAAGCTAAAATACTTTATCCGAAATAATATATCCCAGATTAAATATAATCACTTAGTGAATTAAACCAATGACACTATTGCTGTGGTTATACCTAATGAATAAAACAGATCACATTATATAAGCAGATCATCAATCAATATAATGTTGCTCTCAAATTATATCCACCTGTATAGAAAAGTTACTGTTCATATTAGATAGGCACAAAAGATAAATACACGTGTACAAATACTTATAATCGCCATTAAATTCACATTAGAAAActaagaagaaataaaaaagaaaacaaaagatgCCACCGACGGTagtcaaaatcaaaatcaaaatcaaaatcaaaatcaaaatgttGTAAATTTGTcacgagagagagagacctaAAAATGGGGGATTTTGCGGTGGAGGCGCCGCTGCTTGGCCTCCTGCTTCAAGTTCTTCAAGCTCCGCGCGGCCAATACATCTCCTTTCTGAATCTCCAATATTCCTTGCAATTCCGAAATATTTTCTACACAAAATTATTCAGCTTTGAGCAAGCTAGCAAAATCAATCGACAATGGAAGGAGAAATCAGGAATTGATGCCTACCAGCTGGGTCAGAAATGGTGTTCACTCCATTGAACTctgaacaaaacaaaaacacaagtTTAACAGAAGAAGCAAATTGATGAAAAATAGGATAGTAATTGAAAATGTAAATGAGGAAGGATGAAGAGTAATACCGTGGAGAGAGGGGTTGTGGGAAGAGAGATAGAGAATGAGGAAACAGAGGAGGGTGAGGAGAGGGATGAGGTGAATGTAGGAGTGGGGCGCGGCGGTTTTGGGATTGAGCTTCTTGAGCTGGCATTCCTCTTCGTAGGCAGCAGTTTGTGGTGAAGATGAGGATGAAATTGAGGAAGATTGGGATTCATCTTTCACAAGCTTCGAAGAGGGAGAACCCAGTGATTGCCTCTGCatgttttagagagagagagagagagtgatggTTCTTGTTTTTGTGAGAGCTATATTTGTTTTTGGTAGGGACTTGCTGTAACCCAATGTATTTAATTCGTCTCATAAAATATTATCCATTTATACTTATATATTGTGAATACGTTGTCTTGTTATAAACTGCCAATCAATATATTTAGTTGGATGTCTGTATAGTTGGCATGAGTGACATCTTCAAAATTCAAGTGTGAATTAAAGAATTAAgtttaaaatgataataaaaaaattgagcaTTTATCTAGGCTCTTGGTTTAATAACTAAATTAGGTTTACTCTGTTAACTGAAACTCGGACCAAAGtatgatttaaattaataagtcaaatatatttattaacaaatcctaattaaatttAACTAGGGTTTATATATTTATGCATCCAATTCTTTGAGGTTTAATAAAATGCGATATTGGGCAGTCCGAACTGTTTTGTTTATTTCTCggttaaaaaaacaaaaagagaCGTAATCAAACCGAGGGCCCATCAATGAAATTCCTTAGCTTATGGTCTAAGCTAAATTCAATGACAATGTCACTAGTGAATGcattatagagtaaaaaaagtaTTAAGCCTgaaagttttaaataaaatggacAAAATCATAGTTATTAATTAATGCCACCGTGTGACTCTACACAAAAAAATGCGCGTACGGCGGTTAATTTCTACAACGATTTTATAACTATAACATGATGTTCAAAACGAGGTGAGTAGTAAAAATTAACAATAAATCTATGTAACCAAATTttgtataaaaaaaactagtttgctttggaaaaaaaattgatttatttatgtatttaattaaaatatatgggcGCATATATAGTACATGGAACCATGCATAATATTGTAATCATATATTAATGATTTGTGTATaaactttttactttttcagaaccataatataattaatagtacatactttaattcaaattagtACAGAggcaattcaaatataaaaaaaatttgaaaatgaagCTAAAGACTAATCTAGTCTTCTTAACTTGTCCACTAActatatttattgttttaatatataattaatacatcaaattaCTAATAGTATAACTTTTTttggttgtacaaaatttggttGTTTATCATCACTCAAAAACTAATGCCACCGTGTGACTCTTTGTTCATTTGTAATAGTGAGAAGggaaatactccttccgtcccacaagaatatacactctgTCATTTTTAATCCGTCctaaaaaatatgcactttctaattttggaaagtcttttcatctataataaaatgagactcattatccactaacaatactttaattactttttctctctacatctctcttactttaccaaatttacattaaaacttgtgatGTCTccaaaatacatattttttgtggaaaatgcatattcttaggAGATGGAGAGTATTAAACGTCACCATCTATACGTCTCTTCTTAAACTTCCAATTAAGATGAAGCTCTTAGAACTTTATTCCATATATACTACTTATATGATCACATTTTAATGTAATGCAAACTTAATGCCTTCAAATTTCTAAGGTGAGCGGAATGCTTATGTGGTATGCCCCATCAGAGTCGATGCAATTGAACAACGATTACAACTCAACATATTTATTTGCTCAAAACTATGCTTGATATGCTAagttttcggggggggggggggggggggggggaatatTAATTTGCAATAAATTACTACTTTTATCTACGTTATACATATGCCACATTTTGCAATTTCCGAACATCTATTGTTAAAAGTGTCGCATTTCTTAAAGTTCACATGTAATCTAAATGAGACATTATGTCGCACACCGAAAAATTcaacatactccctctgttcgtgaataagagtctcatttctttccggCATGAGTgtttgatgaatccgcgaatttttgatggtgatgaatgctggtagagaatacagatcacgacacagagaatttacgtggttcgatttactgaagtaaatctacgtccacgggaagaaaagagggcagagttgtattgcttgatctgttttctacagcttacaatacagacttgctatttgatattttatctctagagagcgagagagagagtccccttaatctatctgatctaagttctatttatacgttgaactaagatcgtggcttgcatcaccactaatgatggttgtggatgtcgtggaggtcatgcgatcctgcatgggcccactatcctgcatgagttaatgactgcttgacaccactaaatagatcgtgggtgtagtggagatcgtggaggttctgacatgagttgactatctcccagttcggtcaaatactgagaccgaactgctgaactattgccgagcagcttttgccggtctgagagtagagcttgattggtcggcttttaccgagctgtaggctggggccgaactctttggtaatgccgaactgattggttggcttttaccgagctgtaggctggggccgaactctttggtaatgccgatctgatactcttccttgggctttgggctgatgggccgtcactgctgttgggcttgtttagtccgtactccatcactaccccccccgaaaagcgaagtgaattacttcggcgaagcgagtcacttcggcattctggataaaggtacggggtaagttgatgtttgtctttggtctgatgaaataaacatctttgaccggactcgtctttggtctgatgaaataaacatctttgaccggactcgtctttggtctgatgaaataaacatctttgaccggactcgtctttggtctgatgaaataaacatctttgaccggactcgtctttggtctgatgaaataaacatctttgaccggactcgtctttggtcggatgaaataaacatctttgaccggactcgtctttggtcggatgaaataaacatctttgaccggactcgtctttggtctgatgaaataaacatctttgaccggactcgtctttggtctgatgaaataaacatctttgaccggactcgtctttggtctgatgaaataaacatctttgaccggactcgtctttggtctgatgaaataaacatctttgaccggactcgtctttggtcggatgaaataaacatctttgaccggactcgtctttggtcggatgaaataaacatctttgaccggactcgtctttggtctgatgaaataaacatctttgaccggactcgtctttggtcagatgaaataaacatctttgaccggactcgtctttggtcggatgaaataaacatctttgaccggactcgtctttggtctgatgaaataaacatctttgaccggactcgtcttt
Encoded here:
- the LOC121753892 gene encoding binding partner of ACD11 1-like isoform X1 yields the protein MPMSHVIWMVSSWVLLFSNLEITCFSKNNLLIWLTFLMSQIKTVKVGNLSLGASERDVHEFFSFSGDIEYVEMRSDTVRSQIAFVTFKDVQGAETAILLSGATIIDMTVEINPEPDYKLPPAACVPPLQQSDKKTGGGSESALQKAEDVVSSMLAKGFILGKDAVNQAKSFDEKHQLTSTASAKVSSIDKKIGLTEKITIGTSIVNDKVREVDEKLHVSEKAKSALAAAEQTVSNAGSAIMKNRYVLTGTTWVTGAFSKVTKAAGEVGQKTKEKVGIVEDEQRRKMVDDFAQVHLSESPKASDSAELHPSKPAPVQGLIL
- the LOC121753892 gene encoding binding partner of ACD11 1-like isoform X3; translation: MSIKTVKVGNLSLGASERDVHEFFSFSGDIEYVEMRSDTVRSQIAFVTFKDVQGAETAILLSGATIIDMTVEINPEPDYKLPPAACVPPLQSDKKTGGGSESALQKAEDVVSSMLAKGFILGKDAVNQAKSFDEKHQLTSTASAKVSSIDKKIGLTEKITIGTSIVNDKVREVDEKLHVSEKAKSALAAAEQTVSNAGSAIMKNRYVLTGTTWVTGAFSKVTKAAGEVGQKTKEKVGIVEDEQRRKMVDDFAQVHLSESPKASDSAELHPSKPAPVQGLIL
- the LOC121753892 gene encoding binding partner of ACD11 1-like isoform X2, whose protein sequence is MSIKTVKVGNLSLGASERDVHEFFSFSGDIEYVEMRSDTVRSQIAFVTFKDVQGAETAILLSGATIIDMTVEINPEPDYKLPPAACVPPLQQSDKKTGGGSESALQKAEDVVSSMLAKGFILGKDAVNQAKSFDEKHQLTSTASAKVSSIDKKIGLTEKITIGTSIVNDKVREVDEKLHVSEKAKSALAAAEQTVSNAGSAIMKNRYVLTGTTWVTGAFSKVTKAAGEVGQKTKEKVGIVEDEQRRKMVDDFAQVHLSESPKASDSAELHPSKPAPVQGLIL
- the LOC121754296 gene encoding uncharacterized protein LOC121754296, with product MQRQSLGSPSSKLVKDESQSSSISSSSSPQTAAYEEECQLKKLNPKTAAPHSYIHLIPLLTLLCFLILYLSSHNPSLHEFNGVNTISDPAENISELQGILEIQKGDVLAARSLKNLKQEAKQRRLHRKIPHF